A genomic segment from Glycine max cultivar Williams 82 chromosome 1, Glycine_max_v4.0, whole genome shotgun sequence encodes:
- the LOC100795945 gene encoding rhodanese-like domain-containing protein 10 isoform X1: protein MATQLNNVFRTSILKHKIQSETPLKTTIRTTRFQVINATSSARQLIESGTVRPILPKDASTAINSEGFVLLDVRPTWEREKARVAGSLHVPMFVEDTDNSPITLLKKWVHFGYIGLWTGQYLTTLNSEFLSQVENAIPGKEAKLLVACGEGLRYDFFQFTKSELKFITARRTS from the exons ATGGCAACCCAATTAAACAATGTGTTCAGAACTTCAATTCTGAAGCACAAGATCCAATCAGAGACCCCTTTGAAAACCACAATAAGAACCACAAGATTTCAAGTGATCAATGCTACCAGCAGTGCAAGGCAGCTCATAGAGTCTGGCACAGTGAGGCCAATATTGCCAAAAGATGCTTCCACAGCCATAAACTCAGAGGGATTTGTTCTCCTTGATGTTAGACCAACTTGGGAGAGAGAAAAGGCCCGTGTGGCAGGGTCTTTGCACGTGCCAATGTTTGTGGAGGACACGGATAACAGTCCCATAACTCTGCTTAAGAAGTGGGTGCATTTTGGGTACATTGGCTTGTGGACTGGCCAGTACCTCACTACTTTGAATTCTGAGTTCCTTAGTCAAGTGGAAAATGCCATTCCTGGTAAGGAGGCCAAGCTTCTTGTGGCGTGTGGAGAAGGGTTAAG GTATGACTTTTTCCAATTCACAAAATCAGAACTTAAATTCATCACAGCAAGAAGAACAAGTTGA
- the LOC100795945 gene encoding rhodanese-like domain-containing protein 10, whose product MATQLNNVFRTSILKHKIQSETPLKTTIRTTRFQVINATSSARQLIESGTVRPILPKDASTAINSEGFVLLDVRPTWEREKARVAGSLHVPMFVEDTDNSPITLLKKWVHFGYIGLWTGQYLTTLNSEFLSQVENAIPGKEAKLLVACGEGLRSMTAASKLYNGGYKNLGWLAGGFNRSKNNDFPAVEGKEKLQHATVGGVSYIFLQLLILLKAVD is encoded by the exons ATGGCAACCCAATTAAACAATGTGTTCAGAACTTCAATTCTGAAGCACAAGATCCAATCAGAGACCCCTTTGAAAACCACAATAAGAACCACAAGATTTCAAGTGATCAATGCTACCAGCAGTGCAAGGCAGCTCATAGAGTCTGGCACAGTGAGGCCAATATTGCCAAAAGATGCTTCCACAGCCATAAACTCAGAGGGATTTGTTCTCCTTGATGTTAGACCAACTTGGGAGAGAGAAAAGGCCCGTGTGGCAGGGTCTTTGCACGTGCCAATGTTTGTGGAGGACACGGATAACAGTCCCATAACTCTGCTTAAGAAGTGGGTGCATTTTGGGTACATTGGCTTGTGGACTGGCCAGTACCTCACTACTTTGAATTCTGAGTTCCTTAGTCAAGTGGAAAATGCCATTCCTGGTAAGGAGGCCAAGCTTCTTGTGGCGTGTGGAGAAGGGTTAAG GTCAATGACAGCAGCTTCAAAACTGTATAACGGAGGTTACAAAAATCTGGGATGGTTGGCTGGAGGCTTTAATCGTTCTAAGAACAACGACTTCCCAGCAGTAGAAGGAAAAGAGAAGTTGCAGCATGCAACAGTTGGGGGTGTTTCTTACATATTCCTTCAGTTGCTCATATTATTAAAGGCTGttgattaa